The following DNA comes from Pseudodesulfovibrio alkaliphilus.
ATCTCGGGTTGCCAGTGGGCCATGGCCGAACGAAGCATGGGCACCAGCGGTCCGGGCAGGGCGGGCAGCCTCCCCATGGATTGGGCCAGCCGGGCCGCACACTGGCCGTCAAAGGGATTCTCACCCCAGGCCGCCAGCATCAGGTCCGCGGCGATCATGGAAAAGAGATCGTCCCGATTGCGGCTGTGGGCCAGGGCCGTGGCCGCCGTGGAATGCAGATGTTCCCTGCCGGTGCAGCCCAGCAGCAGCGGGCGCAGCAAATCGCCCGGAAGCCTGACAAGATCGCTGGAATGAGCCATGCTTCCCCCTATGCGCCGCATGGCGAAAAGTCAACGGCCTCCACGGAACACAGCGTGTAGCCTCTTTCGGAGCACCCGGATTTCTGCTAGGAATCGGCATCATGGACACGCCGGAAACCTCTGCCCCTCCGGGCCTCGACGAAGCCGCCGCTCCCCCGGCCGCGTGGGCCGGAATCCTGCCCACCTTCCGGGAGCGCTTTTCAGGCTGGCATCTGGGCATGGGCACTCCAGACGTTCTGGCCGGACTGCTGCGGGGCCTCGCCGCCCTTGGGGCCAGCGAGCCCGGATGCCACGACACGGCCAGGGCAATGGGCCTGTGGGGAGCGCAGGCATACCCCCTTTCGGCCTCCCTTGCGGCGTCCATGCCCCCGGACGCTGTTGCCGATCATCCCGCCCTGCACGCGCTTCTGGCCCGGCTGGCCGACACCCCGCCGCCCGAGCAGGCGGACAGGGAGGCCGCCGCCACCTGGCACACCCTGGTCAGGGGCAACGACCACGAACTGACCCTGCGCTTTCTGACCCTGACCCTGCGCGACCCGCTCCGCTGGCCCGCATGGCTCCGCCACTGCTGGCAGGATCTGCTCTTTCTGAACCGACCGGATCTGGCCGAAGCCGCCCTGGACATGGTCCCCTGGGACGCTCCCTCATTGCCTCTCAAGGCGCGGCTGACGGCCGAACTGGCCTTCCATTCGCAGCCGCCCGACAAGGCGCTGCCCCTGGTGGCTGCCCTGGACCCCGCCCAATGGGGGCTCTGGCGCATCCAGGCGGGCAGCGAGCTGCTGCTGCGCCTCGGAGAAGCGGAAAGGGGACGCGATCTCCTGGCCACGCTCTGGCGGGCCATCCCCTGGCATGTCAATCTGACCCTCAAGCTGCACGCCCTTTACGCCCAACCGATCCGGGAAACGAACGACGAGGAGACCTCCTCCGTGGCCGTGCTGCTGTACTCGTGGAACAAGGCGGACCTGCTGGCCTCCACCCTGGAGAGCCTGGCCGCCAGCCAACTGGGACAGGCGCGGATATTTGTCCTGGACAACGGGTCCGCGGACCATACCCCCCAGGTGCTCGAGCAGGCCAGAAACCTCTTCCATCGGCCAAGCGGCGGCCCGGCCCTGCATGTGACCACCCTGCCGGTCAACGTGGGCGCTCCGGCGGCTCGAAACTGGCTGCTCTCCCTGCCCGAGGTGCGCCCCATGACCTGGGCCGCCTTCCTGGACGACGATGTGATCCTGCCCCAGGACTGGCTGATGAAGCTGCTGGGCGCGGCGCGGGAGCACGGCGGCGCGGACCGCATCGGGGCCGTGGGCTGCCGCATCACCTCGGCCACCGCGCCCCACGGGCTGCAATCGGCGGACTACAATCTCTTCCCCAGACCGCCCAAAGCCCCGGAACCGGGCGCACTGCCCAACCGGGTGGCCATCTTCGACAACTGCACGGGCTCGCCGGACACCGGGCTATTCACCTATGTCCGGCCCTGCCTGTCGGTTTCGGGCTGCTGTCACCTCGTGTCCATGGCGGCCATTGCCAGGGCGGGCGGCTTTGACCTGCGCTTCACCCCTTCCCAGTTCGACGATCTGGACCGCGACCTGCGCTCGGCCCTGGCCGGGATGCCCGCCCTGTACGCCGGAAACCTGGCCGTGCGCCACGTCCAGCATTCCAGTCTGGCCAAGGCCCAGACCCTGCGCCAGACCGGCCACGTCATGGGCAACAAGCTCAAGCTCGACACCAAGCACTCGGACGAGGAACTGGCCGGACTGGCCCGCGATACCTCCCGGATGCTCTGGGACGACCTCGCTGCAAAGCACGACACCCTGGTTGACCGGCTCGGCCGCAATGCTTAGTTCCCGTTTCGGAACATCAGCCTGAAGAGGAAGAGTGGCATGGAAGATGTCAGGGTTTACGGCGATTTTCACCGCGTTTCCCCGGAGCTTTACGAGCGGATCAGGGATGCGATCCCCTTTGATCAGGTGGAATACGACGGCGACGTGCTGCGCCTGGACCACGAGGGCGTCTACCTGATGATCGACGATTTTCTGGAGCTGATGCGCGACTCGCTGCCCGAGGGCGGCTACGGCCACGTCGAATACATCGACAACCTCGAATGGGCCGTGACCCGCTACACCATCACTCCGGGCAGGATCGACGAAAAACACGTCCCCGTGGACAACGTCCTCGACGCCCACATGCGCGACCACGGGCTGTAGGCGAACGACCCCCGCTACAGCAGCGTCCGGCGCCCACCTTCTTCGACCAGGTGAACGTCCACGGCCTTGGGGGCGATCTCCTCGTCGGTCACGGCGTAAGCGACGCGCTCGCCCGGCTCCAGGCTCTGGAAGCCGTCGCGCACGATCTCTGTGTAGTGGACGAAGACATCCACTCCATCGTCGCCGGTAATGAAGCCGAATCCCTTCTTGTCGTTGAACCAGGTCACTTTGCCTTCGCGCCGCACGGGAACCTCCGGTTGCATGAGCCGCCTGCAGTCCACCCTACCCCGCGACGGAATCCTTGGCAATGGCCGCGCCTCACGAACCCCGAAGCCTCTCATGCTCCTCGCGGGTGCCGGAAAAGACCACCCGGCCCGCATCAAGCGCCAGGACGCGGTTCACAGCCCCGATCATGTCGGCCTCATTGTGGGAGATGAGGATGAAGGGCACCCCGGCCCCGGCCAGTCTGTCCAACACCCGGCGCACAAGGGCTCGCGAGGGTGCATCCAACCCTGACAGCGGCTCGTCGAGCAGGAGCACGTCCGGCCCCGGAGCCATGGCCCGGGCCAGAAAAACCCGCCGCTGCTGCCCATAGGACATGCGCCGCAGGGAGCGCCCGGCCAGATGGGCCAATCCCACCCGCGCCAACCACTCGCGAGCGGCGAGCAGCTCGTTGCCCGTGGGTTGGTCGAGCATGCCCACGCTGCCCCGAAAGCCCGAAAGCACGGTTTCCAGCGCGGTCACTTCCCAGCCCAGCTCCCGAGCGTATCCGGCCTGAAGCGCGGGCGAAACCACACCGAGCCGCGATCGCGCCTGATCCATGGACATGCCGCCCAAGCGCTCGACCGTCCCGGTTCCGTTCCCGGCATCGTCGGCATAGGGAGCCAGCTCCGAGGTGATCAACCGCAGCAGGCTCGACTTGCCCGCCCCGTTGGGACCGACCACGGCCCAGCACTCGCCGGGAAGCACCTGCCAATGGACGGAGTGCAGGATGCGCGTGCCGCCAACGACCACGCTGACGTTATCCATACGCACCAGAAAAGGATACCCGGCAGCCGAAGGCTGGACGGACTGCCGCGTAGGCAAGTCGCAGGCGGCCAGCCCGGCCGGTTCGTCGGCCAGAACCTGCAGGGCCGTCTGGCGGTCGCCCTCGGCCTTCACCTGCCCGCCTTCAAGTATCGTGAACCGCTCGACGCACCCCGGCACGTCGCCCGCCCGGTGGGCCACGCAAACCAGGGTGGACCGGGCCGAAGCCGCGTCGATCAGGGCCAGCACCTCCCGATGCGCTGCGGCGTCGAGCCCCTCCAGACATTCGTCGAGCAGGAGCACTTCCGGCCCGGTAGCCAGGGCGCGGGCAACGAGGACCATGCGCGTCTGCCCGGTGGAAAGAGTGCCCATCTCCCGGCCCGCCAGATGGCCGATGCCGAGTTCGTGGATGACCGCCCCGGCCATGGCCCGCTGGGCCTCGGTCGGCTCGTCGTAGAGCAACGGGGTGTCAAAGAGTCCGGCCAGGATCACGGAACGGGCCGTGGCCCGGCGGGCATGGAGAAAGTAAAAATCCTGCATGTCCGAGGAGACCAGTCCGATGCGCTGGCGCAGACCGATGGGCGAGGATTGGGGACCGTGGCCGAAGTCGTAGGTCCGGGTCTGGGTCTGGCCCGGAGTCTGGTCGGTCGCCAATTCCCCGCGCAGAAGCTTGAGCAGCGTGGTCTTCCCCGAGCCGTTATCCCCGATGACCGCGGCGTGGCGGCCTCGCCTGAGTTGCCATGAGATGGGGCCGAGCAAGCGGGATGCGCCACGCGTGACCGTGGCGTCGCGCAGCTCGATAAGGCAGTTGTCACAAGAGCGCATGGCGGCATTGTTCCTTTTCGCTTCACGCTTGGCAACACTTTTGCCTTGAAGGTTCACGGGGTTCCGGCCATGAGGCTGTTGAAAACGGCGGCCTGCGTCGTTGCTTCAAAAAGATCAAACCCTCGCGTACAGGAAGTACGCTTCGGCCTTGAGCTTTTTTCGCGCCTAGCAGCTCACCATTTTTGAACAGCCTCCAGGTTTTGACTTTTTCAACGGTCGGCCTATGCTCGGGCCATGAGGAAAAACCCGCCCCAGCCCATGGTCGCCATGATCCATCTGCCCGGCTACGCCCCGGTCCGGCTCGGCGACGCCGTGGCCCGGCTGCTCGAGGCAAGCGGCCTGGGCCTGACGCCAGGCATTCGCGTCCTGGTCAAGCCCAACCTCGTGGCCGCCAGAAACGCCCGCCACTGCACCACCCATCCCGGCGTGGTCAGGGCCGTCTGCGCATATCTGCTTGATGGCGGTGCCAGGGTGACGGTGGCCGACTCCCCGGCCTTTGGCCCGGCAGGCCAGGTGGCCCGCGCCTCGGGGCTGGCCGAAGCCGTGGCCGGACTGGGCCTGAAGGTGACAACCTTGAGCCGCCCGGTGCCGATCCCCCTGACACGGGGCGGCAGCATCGGCCTCTCGCGGGACGCCCTTGAGGTGGACGCCATTCTCAACCTGCCCAAGCTCAAGGTTCACTGCCAGATGGTCATGTCCGGCGCGGTCAAGAACCTCTTCGGCTGCGTGGTCGGATTTCGCAAGGCCGTGGCCCATCACACCATGGGCGACGACCGTGATATGTTCACCGCCATGCTCATGGATGTGTACACTGCCCTGCCCCGGACACACCACCTCATGGACGGAGTGGAGACCCTGCACCGCGACGGTCCCACCGGGGGCGTCCCCTTTCCCTTGGGCCTGCTGGCCGCGTCCGACTGCGGAGTTGCCCTCGATACCGCCGCCTACACCATTTTCGGCCTTGACCCCGACCAGGTGCCCCTGTGGCGCGAGGCCATGAGCCGGGACATGGCCGGGGCAGTTCCCCTCGGCCTCGCCTACCCCCTGGACACCCCGGAGCGGTTCGACCCGGCCGGATTCCTCATGGCACCCCAACGCGCCCTGAAATTCGAACCGATGCGCCTGCTCAAGGGACGGGTGCGCAGCCTGTTGAAACACTTCACGAAATCCTGATTCCCCTTGCGCTCGCCCGCTGGGGGCGCTACGGTAAGCCATGTCCTTGCTCTCGCGCCACCGCTTCATCGTTACCGGCCAGGTGCAGGGGGTCGGATTCCGGCCCTTCGTCTACCGCATAGCCTCGGCCAACTCGGTCACGGGCACGGTCAACAACTCGAGCCAGGGCGTGGTCATCGAGGTGCAGGGCACTGCCGCCCAGGTGGAAGCCTTCGGCTTTGACCTGACCGAGACCCTGCCGCCCCTGGCCCGCGTCGTCAGCCTGCATTCCGAGCCGGTGGAGCCGGTGGAAGGCGAAAACGGATTCACCATCCTCAAGTCCACGGACGGGGCAGGACACTCGGTGCTCATCAGCGCGGACGTGGCCACCTGCCCGGACTGCATGGCCGACATCTCCAACCCCGGCAACCGTCGCCACCGCTACCCCTTCACCAACTGCACCAACTGCGGACCGCGCTACACCATCACCCGGTCCATCCCCTATGACCGGCCCATGACCTCCATGGCCTGCTTCCCCCAGTGCCCCGAATGCCAGGCCGAGTACGACGATCCGCTGGACCGCCGCTTCCACGCCCAGCCCAACGCCTGCCCGGCCTGCGGTCCCGAGGTGTGGCTGGCCGACCCGGCCGGGACCACCCTGGCCCGTGGCGACGAGGCCATCCGCGAGCTGGCCCGTTCCCTGGCACAGGGAAACATCGCGGCGGTCAAGGGGCTGGGCGGCTTTCACCTGGTCTGCGACGCAGCGTCGGACCGGGCCGTGGCCGAACTGCGCCGCCGCAAGCACCGGCCGGACAAGCCCCTGGCCATCATGACCTCCGACCTGGAGGCGGCCCGGCGTCTGGCCAGCCTGATCCCGGCCGAAGAGCAGTGGCTGACCGGCATCCGCCGCCCCATCGTCCTGGCCGCCAAGCGGGAGCCGTCGCCAGTATCCGCCCTGATCGCACCAAACACCAACTTTCTCGGGGTGATGCTCCCCTACACGCCGCTGCACCACATCCTGCTCGAGACCTTCGCCACCGCGAGCGGCCACGAAACGCCCGCCCTGATCATGACCTCCGGCAACCTCTCGTCCGAGCCCATCGCCCTGGGCAACCGCGAGGCCCTGGCCCGATTGTACGGGCTGGCGGACGTGTTCCTTCTCCACAACCGCGACATCCTCATACGCACCGACGACTCGGTGGTGCGGGTCAACCCGGATACCGCAGGACCCATACTCCTTCGCCGGGCGCGGGGTTTCGCGCCCGAGCCGGTGTTTCTGGCCAAGTCCGGCCCCACAGTGCTCGGCACCGGGCCGGAACTGAAATGCACCCTGACCCTGACCAAGGGCGACCTCGCCTTTCCCAGCCAGCACATCGGCGACATGGCCAACCTCGAATCCCTGGCCTTTTACAGGGAAATCCTCGACCACATGCAGGACATCCTGCGCGTGACGCCGACCCTCATCGTGCGCGACCTGCACCCGGACTACATGACCAGCACCCTGGCCGACGATCTGGGACAGCGGCTGGACATCCCGATCCTGAAGCTCCAGCACCACGTGGCCCATATCCACGCCGTGCTGGCAGAAAACCGCTTCAACGACCCGGTCATCGGGCTGGCGCTGGACGGCACCGGCCTTGGCGAGGACGGAACCATCTGGGGAGGCGAGTGTCTGCTGGTGGACCCGCAAAGCCTGGAGCATCAACGCCTGGCGCATTTCGCCCAGATCCGGCTGCCCGGCGGCGAGGCCGCGGTGCGCCAACCGTGGCGCATTGCCCAAGCCGCCCTATGGGAACTTGGCGTGACGGAGTCCGGGGCATATCACTGGCCGTGGCTCGATCGATTCGGCCAGGAGAGCGCCTTTCTGCCGCAGATGCTGACCCGGGGCATCAACTCGCCGCGCACCAGCAGCTGCGGCCGCCTCTTCGACGCCATGGCCGCCCTGTGCGGACTGTGTTCGACCATCTCCTACGAGGGTCAGGCCGCCATCCTTCTCGAAAAGGCCCAGGACATGACTGAAACCGGGGCCTATCCCTGCCCGCTCAAATCGGCGGACCCGGTCTCGCTGAACACTCTGGAACTGGTGGCCGCCGCCCTCGGCGACCTGAACCGGGGAACATCGGTGGGCAAGGTGGCCCGCCGCTTCCACCTTGGACTAATCCGCGGACTGACCGAAATGGCCTTCGCCTTCTCCACCCTGCTCGATACCCACCATGTGGCCCTGTCGGGCGGGGTGATGCAGAATCTGACCCTGGCCACCGAACTGCCCCGAGCCCTGGAGAGCGCCGGACTCATCCCCCTCATCCACCACCACCTTCCGCCCAACGACGGGTGCATCTCGCTTGGGCAGGCCGTCTGGGGCCAGCGCCGGATGCTGCTGGACGGATAGCCGCCACGCCCCCGAAACCACGCACAAAAAAAAGGGCCGGAACCCGCGTCCCGGCCCTTGGTACCTGTTCCGATGCAACCAGGCTGCTAGAAAGAAACCCGGCTGACGCCATCAATGGCGTTCAGAGCCTCCCGCACCGCCTCGCCCGGCTGGGTGTGCACGATGTACACGGTCTGGACATGGTCGCCCAGACGGCGGGAATTGCTCTCGCGGATGTTCACGCCCAGTTCGCCCATGGCCGTGCCGAACTTGCCGAACATTCCCGGCGTGTCTTCATGGGTGATGAAGATGGTATAGACATCCGCCCCCTCATCATCCACGGTCTGGCCGACGTTGACCGAGTTGTTGAACTCGCCGCGACGCAGATAGCCCGTGACCACCTCGGCGATCTCCATCCCGGTGCGGATGCCCGCGTTGCGGGTGGACGCCCCGAGGTGGGCGGAGAGCACGATGTTGTCGAGCTCGCGCAAGCGGCATTCAAAGGGCATTCCCTCGCGCTTGGGCTCGGATTCGTAGCAGTCGAGCGCGGCCCCGGCGATGGCTCCGGTCTTGAGCGCGTTGTACAGGGCATCCTCGCTCACGTTCATACCCCGCGAGGCGTTGACCAGGAAGGCGGTGTCCTTCATGATCTTCAACTCCTCCTCGCCAATGACCACCTCGCAACCACCGCAGTGCAGGCTGACGAAATCCGAGCGCTGGAGCAGTTCGGGGATGGTGTCCACATACTCAAGCGGCGCGTCGATGGAGCGGTACATGTCAAAGCCGATGACCTTCATGCCCAGGGCGCCCGCCTTGGCCGCCAGGGCCTGACCGATACGGCCGCAACCGATGATGCCCAGAGTCTTGCCGAAGAGTTCCACGCCGCCGAACCGCTTCTTGTGCCAGACCCCGTTCATCAGGGTGTGGTGGGCAAAGGGCACCCGCCGGGCGATGGCGAACATCAGCCCCAGGGCGTGCTCGGCCGTGGCATTGGTATTGCCGTTGGGCGCGAACTTGACGATAATCCCGAGCTCCTTGGCGGCCTCAAGGTCGATATTGTCCGTGCCAACGCCGCCGCGGCCCACTATCTTGAGCCGCCCGCCGTTGCGAACGCCCGCCTCCATCACCATGCGGGTGACTTTGGTGGCCGAGCGCACCAGAAGCGCGTCAAAGGAACCGATCTCGCTGATCAGGTCGTCTTCGTCGCGTTTCTCGGTTTCAACAGTAAAACCTTCCTTTTTCAAATACTTGACGGCCTCGTCCACCAATCCGTCATTGGCCAGTATGCGCATGCGCCTTCCCCCCTCGGGTTCCTAAAGTTTCTTCAGTTCGGCTTCGAGCTTGCCGAGATAATCGGCCAGCATGTCGGGCATGATGTCGCCCATGTGGCCGATGCGGATGACCAGCCTGCGGCCCTCGGCCTCCAGGGCCGCGTTGAGCTTGCCGTAGCCCGGGTCCATAAGGTAGCCCTGGCCGCGCAGCGACTCCTTGACGCCCTTCTTCAGCTGGGCAGCACTCACGCCGGCCGGGCAGAGCACGGCGGACACCGTGGGCGAACGATAGCCCTCGGGTGCGAACATCTCGAATCCGTTGAGACGGGCCGCCCAGGCCTCGACCATGCCGCGCATCTCAATATGCCGGGCAAAACGGGCGGCCACGCCCTCTTCCTTGACGATGCGCTCCAGCTGCACGAACATCTGGTTGGCCAGGGTGCAGTTGGGCGTGGTCAGGGTCTGGTTCTTGCGGGCGCGCTCCAGCTGCTTGGTGATGTCCGTGGTGTGGCCCTTGCAGGTCACGGCCTTTGCCTTTTCCTCGGCCTCGCGGCTGATGAAGCCAATGCCGAACCCAGCGGGCAGGGCCAGGGATTTCTGGGTGGCCGTGGAGTACATGGCCGCCCCGGAATTGATCAGATCAAGGTCCGCCCCGCCGAAGATGGACACGCCGTCCACCAGGGGCATGGCCCCGTGCTTGCGGATCATGGCGCAGACCGACTTCATGTCGTTGGTCACGCCGGTTGAGGTCTCGTTGTGGGTGAAGGAGACCACCGCAGGCTTGAGTTCGCGCAGTTTCGCCTCAAGCACGGTCAGGTCGATGGCCTGACCGTATTCGAACTTGAGATTCTCGGCCTTCTTGCCGTTGGCCACCGCGATATTGAAGTAATGGTCGCCAAACGCGCCCACCGAGACGTTGAGCAGGGTCTCGTTCTCGGCCACCAGCGAGCGGATGGACGCCTCCATGGCCGTGGAGCCGGACCCCAGGAAGAGGACCGGCTCATAGGCGTCGCCCGCCCCGGCCAGTATCCGCAGATTTTCCCGGATGGGAGCGAAACGCAGGTCGTTCTCGCTGTCGCGATGCCCGAACTCGGGCAGCAGCGCGGCCTGCTTGACATCGTCGCGAATATACGTCGGGCCGGTGATGAAGAGTTTCAGGGGTGCAAAATTTGGGGTGTTCATGGCTCGTGTCCTTCGGTGAATTTGACGAAAAATGGGAATTTCCGCCTGGCGCGCGGAAAATGTCCCCGTTCATATAACGGGAAGAACCCAATGTCCAGACGGGCCAAGACCCGACAGGACCTTCGCGGATGCGGGGGCTGGGGAGAATTTCATGCAGCAGAAAGGGGAGACAAGTCGATTTTCCCCTGGGGATGGGGGTGAAGGATGAAGAGCCGTCGCTGTCGCTCCTCCCCTCTCCCGCCCATGCACAGCCTCTCCCTTGCCACCCCCGCCCATCCGCTGTATTTTGCGGGCACAATCACGCAAGGAGACCCCATGAAGATCGGCATCCTCGGCGGCAGCTTCAACCCCGTCCATGTGGGCCATGCGCGCGCGGCCATAGAAGTCCTGGAACGGCTCGGGCTGGACCGGGTCGAACTGGTCCCGGCCAAGCGGCCGCCCCACAAGGAAGGCGCGGATATCCTGCCCTTTGACTTGCGCATGGAGCTTGTGGGCCGGGCCATCGAGGGCATCCCAGGGCTCGGCTCCAACCCGCTTGAGGGGGCGCGGCCCGGCCCTTCGTTCACCTGCGACACCCTGACCTGTTTCCGGGCGGAGCAGCCCGAGTCCGAGATATTCTTCATCCTGGGCGCATCCACTTTCCTTGATCTGCCATCCTGGCGGCGCGGGCTGGAAATCCCGTCCATGGCCTCCCTGGCCGTGGTCAACCGCTGGGAGGCGGCCGACAAGGTGGCGGGATTCATCGAATCCCAGTGGCCCGAGGCCAGGCGCGAGGCTGACGACACCTGGACCTTCCCAGGCGGCCGAATCGTGCGTGTGCTGGACATCCCCCGCCTCGACATCAAGGGCGGGCACATCCGCCGCCGCTGGCTCGAGCGCCGCTCCCTGCGCTACCTCGTGCCGCCGGGCGTGGAGGCCCTGCTCGAAGAGCGGGACGACGAAGTGGCCGTCTACTGGGGCAAACGGGCCTGATTAATGTATTGAACCGCCCTGACGGGGGGAGGGGCGCGAGCCTGATCCGCTTCTAGGCTTTCTTTCCGGCGAGCATCTGCCGGACCACGGCCATGACCGCCTCGGGGCGGATGGTGGTCAGACATGCCTGGGCCTTGGCGCAGGGTTTGCCTCCGTGCAGTGAGCAGGGGCGGCAGTCGAGATCGGCCTCGATGATCCGGTCGTGCGCCCCCGCCGGGAAGAACCCCCAGGCGCGTACGGTGGGACCGAAAAGCGCGGCCGCGGGCGTGCCCACGCCGCCGGCCAGGTGCATGGGTCCGGAGTCGGCCGTTATCAGCAGATCGGCCCGTGCCATGAGGGCGCAGGTCTCGCGCAGGCTGGTGGCGTTGGTGTAGTCCCGCCGATTGTCCCGGACCAGAGGCGCTGCATCACGCCCGACCACGAACCAGCCCATGCCCGCCGCAGTCAGCAGGCGGGTCAGCTCCTGCCAGTGCCCGCGTGGCCACTGCTTGGCCGGATGAGTGGCGTAGGGATGCAGGGCGATACGCGGCTTGTGCCGGTTCATGCCCGTCAGGCGCTCGTCGGCCCCGGCCAGTTCGGCCTCGGTCAGGAAGAGGCGCGGGGTGATGACGGCTGCCTCGGGCGCGTCGGAATCACGGGCCAGGGCGTAACGCTGGGGCACGGTGGTGGCCTCGAGTTTTATCCGCAATCGGTCCAAGCGGCTCAAGCCGAAGAGCCGCCGCGTGATCCCCTGTTTGGGATAGCGGCGCACCGGGCCGCGCCACAACCAACCGAGCACCCGCGAACGCAGGGTGCCGTGCAGGTCGATCAACTCGTGGCGGGCGAACTCCCGGGCCAGCTCGCGTGCCGTGGCGGGCCACGCATCCCTGAGGTGACGGTCTTCGAGGCCGACGACGCGGACCACGGCGGGATGATTATCGAACAGGGGCGCGTTGGCCGTCCGGGTGACGAAGACAAAGGTGTCGCCCCTGACGGCGTGCCAGTGGGCGAGCACCCCGGTGGTCAGGGCCACATCACCAAGATGACCCAGGCGAAAGACGACACCGGGCATCGCCGCGCTAGAGGATTTCATGCCCTTTCCGTTCGCCTCAATCCACCCGGAAGTCAAGGCGATTCCATATTGCGCCGCAGGTTGGCATCTGGTATGTTTCAGGCTCCAGACTCCGGCCCGACCCGGACTGACAGGAAGTGACAGAGCCGTATGATCGAACTCGTAATTGCGGTCGGCGTGGCCGTTTTCGTTTCCATGTTCTGCTCCCTGGCCGAGGCGGCCCTCTATTCCATGAGCTGGGCGGACATCGAAAAGCTCACGTCAACCGGCAGCAAGTCGGCAAAGATGCTGCACAGGCTGCGCACCAAGGTGGACGAGCCCATCACCGCCATCCTGACGCTGAACACCTGCGCCCACACGGCGGGAGCGGCCGTGGCTGGCTGGGCCTGGGCCAATGTCTACGGCAAGGAGACGCTCTGGCTCTTTACATTGGTCTTCACAGTAATTATTCTCGTCTTCACGGAGATACTGCCCAAGACCCTCGGCGTGGTGTACAGTGACCGCATCGCCCCGCCCCTGGCAAGGCCACTGAACGCCCTGGTGTGGGTATTCAGGCCGGTCATCTCGGTGATGCGGCTGCTGTCCAAGGCCGTGAGCCGGAAGACGGAAGGCCCGAACCACACCGAGGACGACATCAGGGCAATTGTCTCGCTGACGAGGCGCTCGGGCTCCATCAAGCCGTACGAGGAGCAGTCCATACGCAACATCCTGCTGCTGGACCTCAAGACGGTGGAAGAGATCATGACGCCCAGAACCGTGGTCTTTTCGCTCCCGGCAGAACTGACCGTGGCCCAGGCGCGGCAGCAGCACCCGGAATGGCCGCACAGCCGCATCCCTGTCTGGGCGGACGACCCGGAGGATA
Coding sequences within:
- a CDS encoding glycosyltransferase; the encoded protein is MDTPETSAPPGLDEAAAPPAAWAGILPTFRERFSGWHLGMGTPDVLAGLLRGLAALGASEPGCHDTARAMGLWGAQAYPLSASLAASMPPDAVADHPALHALLARLADTPPPEQADREAAATWHTLVRGNDHELTLRFLTLTLRDPLRWPAWLRHCWQDLLFLNRPDLAEAALDMVPWDAPSLPLKARLTAELAFHSQPPDKALPLVAALDPAQWGLWRIQAGSELLLRLGEAERGRDLLATLWRAIPWHVNLTLKLHALYAQPIRETNDEETSSVAVLLYSWNKADLLASTLESLAASQLGQARIFVLDNGSADHTPQVLEQARNLFHRPSGGPALHVTTLPVNVGAPAARNWLLSLPEVRPMTWAAFLDDDVILPQDWLMKLLGAAREHGGADRIGAVGCRITSATAPHGLQSADYNLFPRPPKAPEPGALPNRVAIFDNCTGSPDTGLFTYVRPCLSVSGCCHLVSMAAIARAGGFDLRFTPSQFDDLDRDLRSALAGMPALYAGNLAVRHVQHSSLAKAQTLRQTGHVMGNKLKLDTKHSDEELAGLARDTSRMLWDDLAAKHDTLVDRLGRNA
- a CDS encoding cold-shock protein, coding for MRREGKVTWFNDKKGFGFITGDDGVDVFVHYTEIVRDGFQSLEPGERVAYAVTDEEIAPKAVDVHLVEEGGRRTLL
- a CDS encoding ABC transporter ATP-binding protein, which translates into the protein MRSCDNCLIELRDATVTRGASRLLGPISWQLRRGRHAAVIGDNGSGKTTLLKLLRGELATDQTPGQTQTRTYDFGHGPQSSPIGLRQRIGLVSSDMQDFYFLHARRATARSVILAGLFDTPLLYDEPTEAQRAMAGAVIHELGIGHLAGREMGTLSTGQTRMVLVARALATGPEVLLLDECLEGLDAAAHREVLALIDAASARSTLVCVAHRAGDVPGCVERFTILEGGQVKAEGDRQTALQVLADEPAGLAACDLPTRQSVQPSAAGYPFLVRMDNVSVVVGGTRILHSVHWQVLPGECWAVVGPNGAGKSSLLRLITSELAPYADDAGNGTGTVERLGGMSMDQARSRLGVVSPALQAGYARELGWEVTALETVLSGFRGSVGMLDQPTGNELLAAREWLARVGLAHLAGRSLRRMSYGQQRRVFLARAMAPGPDVLLLDEPLSGLDAPSRALVRRVLDRLAGAGVPFILISHNEADMIGAVNRVLALDAGRVVFSGTREEHERLRGS
- a CDS encoding DUF362 domain-containing protein, whose protein sequence is MRKNPPQPMVAMIHLPGYAPVRLGDAVARLLEASGLGLTPGIRVLVKPNLVAARNARHCTTHPGVVRAVCAYLLDGGARVTVADSPAFGPAGQVARASGLAEAVAGLGLKVTTLSRPVPIPLTRGGSIGLSRDALEVDAILNLPKLKVHCQMVMSGAVKNLFGCVVGFRKAVAHHTMGDDRDMFTAMLMDVYTALPRTHHLMDGVETLHRDGPTGGVPFPLGLLAASDCGVALDTAAYTIFGLDPDQVPLWREAMSRDMAGAVPLGLAYPLDTPERFDPAGFLMAPQRALKFEPMRLLKGRVRSLLKHFTKS
- the hypF gene encoding carbamoyltransferase HypF — encoded protein: MSLLSRHRFIVTGQVQGVGFRPFVYRIASANSVTGTVNNSSQGVVIEVQGTAAQVEAFGFDLTETLPPLARVVSLHSEPVEPVEGENGFTILKSTDGAGHSVLISADVATCPDCMADISNPGNRRHRYPFTNCTNCGPRYTITRSIPYDRPMTSMACFPQCPECQAEYDDPLDRRFHAQPNACPACGPEVWLADPAGTTLARGDEAIRELARSLAQGNIAAVKGLGGFHLVCDAASDRAVAELRRRKHRPDKPLAIMTSDLEAARRLASLIPAEEQWLTGIRRPIVLAAKREPSPVSALIAPNTNFLGVMLPYTPLHHILLETFATASGHETPALIMTSGNLSSEPIALGNREALARLYGLADVFLLHNRDILIRTDDSVVRVNPDTAGPILLRRARGFAPEPVFLAKSGPTVLGTGPELKCTLTLTKGDLAFPSQHIGDMANLESLAFYREILDHMQDILRVTPTLIVRDLHPDYMTSTLADDLGQRLDIPILKLQHHVAHIHAVLAENRFNDPVIGLALDGTGLGEDGTIWGGECLLVDPQSLEHQRLAHFAQIRLPGGEAAVRQPWRIAQAALWELGVTESGAYHWPWLDRFGQESAFLPQMLTRGINSPRTSSCGRLFDAMAALCGLCSTISYEGQAAILLEKAQDMTETGAYPCPLKSADPVSLNTLELVAAALGDLNRGTSVGKVARRFHLGLIRGLTEMAFAFSTLLDTHHVALSGGVMQNLTLATELPRALESAGLIPLIHHHLPPNDGCISLGQAVWGQRRMLLDG